The window tatgtcccctctctctctctaaccttTTGTGGGTGTCATCCTGGAGGCTTGAGTGCCAGAGACAGGCTCTGGGTCTTCTTCATCACCCTGCTTTTTTTCGTCGTTATGGAGGGATGCAGCACCTTCACAACAAACCAACACATAAAGATATACATATTAGAACTTTTACAGGAACAAAAGCGAAGGTGGTGAAGTCCAAAATCTCTCAGTGAAGCCCACAGCACATCAAATGGAGGGGCGGTCTGTAAACATGCAGGGAAAACTGGTGACATCGCTGTTCTACTCTATGCACCCATCGGCTGTCAACCTATTAGAAAGTCAGGGagattttgggggggggggggtggcagTGGTCAGACTGAAGCTTAGGACTGGGTTCTGGAGCACGGGCAATTTTAGATTTCTAGGGGTCATGCGAGGTAACGACATTACTGGTCGACAGGGCTGCTGAGTGCCTTCATCAGTCTTTGGGAGGAAGCTGTCAAAGTTCTGGCCAGTGCACCCTGGAATTAGATCAGTGTGCCAGCGAGATCCGTATCTACTCATTAACGTGTCAGGGAAATACATGGTGAGCTGAGGTTGAGAGCAGGGCGATGCCTTGGTGTTGCATACTCAACGACCGGAAAGCCTGAAACCATGACTGACACTCGAGTGGTTGTATCGATGGCGGGTTTCCTGTCAAAGTCACATGCCCTTCTGCATCTCCAATGTAAAGAAATCCCatattataaaagaaaacactgttaaTCGTGACTATAAAGGGgaaattcacacacatatatggCACAGAGGCATTAAATGCATTCACCGAAAATAGTAGGTGTATGGCatacgcacaaaaacacaattgtaATAATGTGTTTGAGCTACATGGTAATGGGATAGGGTAAGATAGAGGAGCAGAAAGTTCACCCATACGAactatgtttatttgctttggcTTTATTCTGTGCGTTTGTTCTTATAGACAATGAATATTAGATCACAAAAGGTGTCGTAAAGCAGAGCCCTACCTGTTCTGCTGGGTGTCGGCGAGCTCTTCTTGAGTACCAGCGTGGGCAAACTGTTTCCCACTGGAGAAGGCACAGAGACCCTGAGctaatgcacaaacacacagacacacacacacaacactgaattATGTTCTGTATATCTGAgcgacttttttttcctctttctctcttgtatgAGTCACCTCTCTATGACAAGACTACACGAGCCAGGCTGGGTGTCCCCTGAATTCTGAACTGTATCGCCGTCAATATGAACCCGTATCAGATCTCCACCTACAGAGATTGCCACTCCATACGCTGCGGTTTGTTGCTCCGACAGCCTGAATAAGCGGGATGAGGAAGAGGGCATGAGCAAAGGGAGAGGAATACAGGAGAAGAAGGGAAGTTCAGCAGGTCAGATCAAGAGATAGAACATACCAGGTGAAGAGACAGCAGGAGATTTACAGTAGCTcacagaaaatgctttttagGAGCCATCTGTTAAGGTTTGTTTAACTTCAAGCAACTCCGATTTATTTCCTACAATCCTAAATAATGAGTCTCTAGTGGGACTTTAGAACTTTCCTTGCACATTTCTAGAGTTGAAGTCCTACACACTTCTGATCTGGGAGGGTGGGAGATATTTAATTCCAATCCTTCCCTCTTGATACCACTTCACAAGCTTCTGTAACTAAGGTCAGCgtacaaaaacacaattgtAATAATGTGTTTGAGCTACATGGTAATGGGATAGGGTAAGATAGAGGAGCAGAAAGTTCACCCATACGAactatgtttatttgctttggcTTTATTCTGTGCGTTTGTTCTTATAGACAATGAATATTAGATCACAAAAGTGTGCGTGAGCCCTACCTGTTCTGCTGGGTGTCGGCGAGCTCTTCTTGGTACCGGCGTGGGCAAACTGTTTCCCACTGGAGAAGGCACAGAGAACCCTGAGctaatgcacaaacacacagacacacacacaacactgaattATGTTCTGTATATCTGaacgactttttttttttcctctctctcttgtatGAGTCACCTCTCTATGACAAGACTACACCGAGCCAGGTGTCCCCTGAATGCAGACTGTATCATCGTCAATGAACCCACATCCAAGTCTCCACCTACAGAGGATGCCTCATCGCTGCGGTTTGTTGCTCCGACAGCCTGAATAGACGGGATGAGGAAGAGACAGAGCaaaggggagaggagaacagGAGAGAAGGGAAGTTCAACGGGTGAGATAGAGATAGACATGGGTGAAGAGACAGCGGGAGATTACAGTAGGCTcacagaaaatgctttttagaGCCATCTATTGGTTGTTTAACTAAGCAACTCCGATTTATTTCACCACAAGTCTGTAAATAATGATCTCTAGTGGGACTTCCTTTTTGCATTTCTAGGTTAGTCTACACTTCTGATCTGGGGGGTGGAGATATTTTAATTCCAATTCTTCCCTCTTGATACCACTTCACAAAACTGCTAACTAAGGTCCAGCATTACAAAACACAATTGTAATAATGTGTTTGAGCTACATGGTAATGGGATAGGGTAAGATAGAGGAGCAGAAAGTTCACCCATACGAactatgtttatttgctttggcTTTATTCTGTGCGTTTGTTCTTATAGACAATGAATATTAGATCACAAAAAGTGTGCGTGAGCCCTACCTGTTCTGCTGGGTGTCGAGCGAGCTCTTCTTGGTACCGGCGTGGGCAAACTGTTTCCCACTGGAGAAGGCACAGAGAACCCTGAGctaatgcacaaacacacagacacacacacacaacactgaattATGTTCTGTATATTTGaacgactttttttttttcctctctctcttgtatGAGTCACCTCTCTATGACAAGACTACACCGAGCCAGGTGTCCCCTGAATGCAGACTGTATCATCGTCAATGAACCCACATCCAAGTCTCCACCTACAGAGGATGCCTCATCGCTGCGGTTTGTTGCTCCGACAGCCTGAATAGACGGGATGAGGAAGAGACAGAGCAAAGGGGAGAGGAGTACAGGAGAGAAGGGAAGTTCAACGGGTGAGATAGAGATAGACATGGGTGAAGAGACAGCGGGAGATTACAGTAGGCTcacagaaaatgctttttagaGCCATCTATTGGTTGTTTAACTAAGCAACTCCGATTTATTTCACCACAAGTCTGTAAATAATGATCTCTAGTGGGACTTCCTTTTTGCATTTCTAGGTTAGTCTACACTTCTGATCTGGGGGGTGGAGATATTTTAATTCCAATTCTTCCCTCTTGATACCACTTCACAAAACTGCTAACTAAGGTCCAgcattacaaaacacaaaacagcacaagCATCATTTTGTGgatactttatttttctttatgacAGTGGCCAATAGTCTAAAAAGTACCTGTGATATTATTACTAAGAGGGATACGGATGGAATACCACACCTAAATATGAGGATTCTGGTGTGTGACAGGATTTTTGCCGCTGTACTGCTGTACAGTGACTGTGTGGAAGTGTTTTGTGTGGGTGAAACCTTGTTCTGCGTGTCTTTCAGCAGGTCCTTGAGCTGCGACTCTCTGAGGAGATGGCCTCTAAATGCTGACTGCATCATCACAGTGTCCTTAAGATAGAATGCGAAGAAATGGAGATACAGTAGAAAGAGGAATCTGGGACACAGTGTCTGGACATCGTTTTATGTAATATTTCTCGCACACGTCAATAACTTCTTTTACATAACTATTTTGTGTTACATACCCTATTTCTGTGCTCCCTCCAGTTTGTCTGGATGATCCTTGCggctttctccctttctttatGTTGCGTTCTTAcactcctcttcttctctaCATCTCTACCCAAATCTTCATCTCtttccccctccttctctctacCTCCAgtgtccctctcctctccctccttcagaCCTGATCTGCCCAGATCCTCCTCATGGTCCAATGCCGTTGTGGCGGAGAGCTCAGCTTGGGCAGGTTTGTTGATTTCGTCGTCCTCCAGAGTTCGGATCCTCGCCAACAACTGCTCCAACTCCTGTCtgagaatcacacacacacgtaaacagtCCATAAACAGACGACAAAATGCAACTAGCAGCCACAGTGGATGTCCTCTAACAGTCAGCAATTAGTGAACTAAGGCTCTCTAAACCATGACTTTAGTTGTGAGCTAACTATACAATTTAGTTTTTGACAAGGGAACCTATTTGAATCACCCATGCAAGAGATGAGATTTGATTTTAGGCAATGGCAGCATGGTAGCAAGCACATGCTATGTGCTGGTTATCATCACATACTAAccctcactgttttaaccataTCTGACTTGCACACCAGCTAACGAGTTTAGCATAAGCTAGCATTAGCACTGGCTAGCAGTTGCATGGTAGACAGCCTGTGGACTTGTCAGTTAGCTAGTTTGTTTAGgttaaacaaactgtaaaagtgaCTTTTTCCAGCTGACCATACTTTggagcatgtacagtatgtagagCAAACAACTcttctttattatttaatttatttagaatATTAATTAGACCATCCACAACTGTCAAATCCGTTTCAGTCATCTCTGTTTCTTGCCTGGATGTTATATATTTAACCATTATTTGCATGAAAACAATTCCCAGGTGGAAATTTATGATAATGCCAACTTTGTGTTTGCTGGGACATTTTTGATGGAACTACAAAGCCTCCGTATGACAAACGCATCAGCTATGAGCTCTACAATTGGCACACGTAATCCCCATTAAAACtaatgtttcaaatgtaaatcCATAGTCCATCCATGGCTTGAGAAAGTTTTTGATGGAAACAGCAACATAACATTCAAAGACCATGAATATATGGATGACTCTGATCAGAAGACCATGTAAAAGCCTTTCTGAACCTTGTGAATTTCAAGCTCACAAATAGTAGCGAtacaaaaatgttgcatttcagTGAGTAAAACATACTtatgctgctctctctctttgtcccgttcatttgtttgttcagccTTCCaactttctgtttctttttccagttcttctctttctgtcctaAATTGTCTCAGTTCAtccctgaaaaacacaaaacagatttaGTCTCGCAAACAAAGTACAGTAACTTTTTGCTCATAGCCACTGTTACTGATGCGATAAGATGGTTCAGCTCCTCATAGTCTGGTAAACCCTGTTAAACACTTTGTTCAACTGGTATATTCTATGACTTTGAATGATTAAGATTTACAATGGGAATGAGAAGatgtatatattgtacattATGTTGCTGCTCACTCACTCTTTACTTGACAGCATCTCTTGAAGCTCCACCCTTTCCTTCTCCAATTGGCTGAGGCGTTCTCTCAGATCTGAaacctcctccccttcttcaGTGATCGTTCCCACAGAGACCACTGcctctgttgccatggcaaaCCCCAGAATCTCAGTGGGCGTGGCCTGGATCTCCCGATCCAATCGGCAGCTGCGCTCTGCTGGGTGGGCGTGTCTTCGGCTGTCCTCCGGCCTCTgataaaaggagagaggagtCTGTCTGTGATGAAGCTGTAATCTCTAAAACCTCAGTCCAACGCAGATGACGGCATTTGTTTACATGAACAACTATTTACAGTTTCCTCTCACCTTCTCCACTTCCAACAACCTTCGCAGCAGTCGCTGTTTACTCCACTCTCTGTAACCTAGGGAACATAATCACACATaagacatacattttttcatctgcaTTACAGTACAGAATATAACACCACAGTGATGTTACGTACTTTAATTCAGGGTTGAGGACTGGTTAGGACAGcagcaaaacataatttttcatgATGTATTAATCTACATATTATTTCCTCCAGTAGTCGATTTATCATTTGGTCcgtaaaatgtcacaaaatagtgaaaaaattcccatcacaatTCCCCAACGCCCATGTTGACGACTTCAAAtcgcttgttttgtccgaccagtgcaccaaaaacataaaaatattcagtttactgttatAGAGGACAATGAAAGCGATTAATCGACAGATCGTTTCACCTCAGAAATGAATCCCTTCCAATTCTATCTTAACAACCCACTTACATAGAACTCAAATAACTAAACAGACTTTTATAGGACGTTGAAAACACTAAATTACCTGATGTTTTCctaattttgtttctgttgatcactgttaattaatttaatgcaaaaataaatctaaGGAAACTTAGATTTATTTGACCTAATTTATGatagctgttttttatttttgtttgtactttACTGTATTTGCACTGCTCCTAATATACCATTCACACTACTCATTCAttcaccaaaaaacaaaacaaaaacaaacgcaCAAGCACGAATACAAAAAGTATTACTACTACCATATTTTTTAGGGTGGCCAATATagataatattatattatattatattatattatattatattatattatattatattatattatattatattatattatattatattatattatattatattatattatattatattatattatataagaAAGAAGTAAGAAAGAAGTAGCCCAGTTTCCAATAAAGTTGAGTTTTCTGATGAGACAAAGAGCTTAAAACTATCCACTAATGCAATCAATctgtaaaatacatttgagTATATTTCTCTAActaagatactgtatgtacagtcaCTCAAAATCTTATACCTTCCTGTGTATGGAATAGAGTTTTCAAATTGTCGTAAATTGAACCCAGCTTTCGAGATTATTGGCACATCACAAAACTGTAGGCACGTAAAACAGTAAGTTTCCACAATGTTATCCTGACTTTACACGCTCTGAGATCACTGCACCTCACAATCTCACGCACAGCAGAACAGGGAAGGAAGTAAACCTACAAAGCTGAAGTGAATCGGGTAGAGGGTGTCACGTTTAGAGGGGGTACGGCAAGAGTACAACTAGAAACTGattaaaggaataaatgaaGTAAATGTCTCCAATCCGGTTGCTTGAGGAAGCACTGGGACTGGCATGTcagtgtgattttgtgtgtgggAAAAAGACCTTTGATTCCTTCTGCAGGACTGTCAGTGTTGAGTTCTTCTCGGAGTGTTACGTTCTCCTGTTGAAGCTGCTTCAGGTTCTCGGACAGACGATGAACCGTGGAGCTTAAAGCTTTCTGCTGCCTCTGGGAGCATTTACTCTCTGCTCGACTACTGCAGACAGAacgagacagagggagggggcgATTTcatgagaaagacagaattaaaaaatgtacgGATGATaggatttttaaacatttatcacAAATCCTCCAACTCTATCCTTTGACTGATCTGTGACCCTGGCTATCCTTTACATCCAGGATTAACGTCTCTGTCCTGCAGGTTTTTTTCACCACTCTATGAAACGGACTGTCAGTTCCTCTCTATCTTCCTACATGCTGATGAAGGGGGAGGAAAGTGACTGCCTCGATCTTCTGTGCCTGAGTAACGAACACACCGTCAACCTATGTTTACCAAACGTATACATAACTGATAAAGTTGTCAAATTTCAGTTCAGTGAAAGTGAAGTATGCATTATTTATCCTGTAGATTTTGCAAGATAGTGAGTTGTAATTTTACAAGACTTTTCCTTATTTGTTGACCTTATAATGATTTAATGTAGGTACCAACCCTCACTCAAAAACCTACCATCATATTAAAGAACAAGTCACAACCAAATTCAGCTATAGGGTTCCAAAAATCCTAAAATATTTGCACAGTAACCATATAGTAATCCTGTTTATTATAAGATAGAAGCCCATGATCACTCTTATACCACAACATTGTCTGACCCATGTCAGACTGACACAAACAAAGGTTTATTCAGGGTTCCTGTATCAGGCCACAAGGGATAAGTTGTTAAAACTTCCTGTGAAACCAAAAGTCTACTCACAAAAATATACACGATACTTAAGCCTGATCCTGGTGTTTTCAGTCATGAGTACCTTTTCTCCGAAGCTTCAAGAAGCATCTTCAGTCTCTGGATCTGAGAGACggggcacacaaacacacgcattaGGTGAGATTTCCATTTCCACGGCTGAACTCACTTTTGAGACCAAAGCAAACATGATGATACTTTCACAGAACCAGAAACACAGAGTGGTCAAGGAACAATTCTTTCAACCAGACACTACTTATAGTGTCAGCTTCTGTCATTCATTGGTGGTTGTTTCGGGTGTTCCGCTTTGTAAACTCtataaaagagtttttttttccctttaactttcaggtggaaaaaaataacaaaacccaGAATTTCTGTATTTAGAGACATTGAAGTTACCTCTTCAAAGTAAGTTTCTACTGTGATCTTCAGCTCCTCCAAGTTAGTGGTCCTCAGCTCACTTTGCAGTTTACTGGAATAATAGGGAATAAACGAAACATTGTGCTGATTCACAATTGGAAAACGTGGAATGATGTATAGATGGGCTGACATGTCACCTCaggacattttctttctctctacacTGCTGCTCCAACTTCAGGATTCTCTGCTTCAGCCCGTTGAGAACCTTGAAAGACAGAATCAGTTTATTAAGCCTGTTTGAGCTGCAGCCTAAAAATAATCTCTGGTATTTTCAGAAACAGACTGGACACACTAACCACActcccttctttcttcttaTCCACCAAACTGCGAGTATACTCAGATCCCTATAGACAAAGATCATAcagtttttaaggttttaaagtTTCTATGACAAATATCAGAAGCCATTTAATGATCGTACTTTAGTGGGATCCAACAGTTCTtctatctgtttctctcttttagcATTATCTTCCTCCAGGCGGCGTAGTTTCACTCTCATTTGCTGGTTGTCAGACTTCTGCGCCTGCAGACTCTGCAAAGAACAGACCTACTGATTAATCACAAATTAAGAAAGGCATAAAAGGAAAGAGTCCATATGCAAATACTGATTTGACAAATCTGAATAAactaaaaaatgccaaaaattgtCAATCCGTGTAAGGAAAATTGTCTTAAACCCCTTTTCCCTTTTGTAGAGTAATAGTGGTTTGAGTCAGCTACAGAGCAGCACACTGGAACTGGTAGGCATTCAGTGCACTGTTCAAGGCCATTTCAGCAGACCAGAGATGCACACGTCACGTTACACTGCCGCTCGATTGCCCAACCCTCCTGCAGAAGCGAACTCTCCCACCCCGCTGCTGCTGTCAACACCACCCTGATGCATGATAGTTTGTTCTATCAATGGGCTTTTTTCTTCATACACATCACAGATTTCATAACTCTATACCTTCTTGAGGCGAATGATCTCATCATACAtgtcctccttctccctgtAGTCCCCTGTGCCGAAGGAGAAGCCTGCAACACATTGGGGCAAATGGGGAGACggtacacagtcacacaaatgCACTTCAAATACATTCTCACCTTGCAGGTATGAGACAACTGATGGCGATGAGATCATGTCGCTTTCGGCTTCTGACTCCCATCCTGAGCAAACTGCTCtggttggcaaaaaaaaaaaaaccctgacctTTACCTTCGCCACTGTCACACCTACACATCCTCTCACCATTGGAAGCAGGGTGGAGATGTTTGTGCTTCCTCATGCTCAAGGTGTGTTTGAGAAGCTCCGGCGTGACGTCGCACTCTGACCTCAGCATCTGGGACAGAtctggaaaaagaggaagacgGAGAGAGGGTCAGAACACCGAGATTTTTTATGCTTCTGTACAATTtcattactgtatgttttttaaacaccttttttgaaaaagatatttatatttatttattactatcAATCAATTCCACATATAGTTTTtaagctttgatttttttgtttttttatttctacgCTTATCAATTGTGTATTTGTTGACCTGGATGGTGAGTTACTGCATACAGGTGCCCTTTGTTGGGATAAAGAAAGTTGTACTGAATTGAATAGAGATATTATCCAACACCCATCAATACTGCATCTGACTCTCACTTAACACCTTTTGGGAACACTTTATAGCCTGTGCTGAAGCTCTGCTAATGCAGTTTTATAACAATGGATCGAATGACTAGTATGCATAGTGCAActctatggagctttttagtctgtttcagctccttgttttggttgAGCAGCCTGCAAATTCTGCTCTTAACGACGTTTCCTGCAGAAGGtagacattttcaaaaaaacaaaaaaaaaaacactataaacGCTGATTTACACACTTTAACCTACCTGTCCTGCACCAAATACCTGACAAAGCTAGcgactagctagtgaacatagaGGATCATCTAGAAAGCTAAAGACACAGATATTAACTTTAGTAATGGATAGGGACCAAACGAGGGCTAAAAGAAGACTGgatattggacttgcattccGTAGCTGGACTAAAACacaattccaaatgaatgctaatgttactcaGTAACAGGGATTTGTTAACATGTCAGCTGTAAGAGCCTTGTAAAGAGATCAGTCAGTGTCATAGTGAAATCCCAGAAAGACCAAGCCAATTGGAATATTTTTGTAACACTTGCAGAGTTGCTTATCATCACTTTCTGAAAGACATCAGTCCTGAGCAGGACACCTACAAAGTCAGCAAACCAGTTATTAACTGAACAAACACTCTGAGAGTCTCACttctatccatctctctttccatctcagGCTCAGCAGCCACTAAATCAGCCATCCCTCCTGAGGTTGTGTTTATATGGCGCCTACCATGACCGTTGCTGAGGGATGTGAGACGAGCTGAGCCCATCTCCCCAGTCGTTTCCCCTCTGGTGTCCCCCAGGGACGCCCTCGGTAGTCTCCAGGCAGCCACTGCTGCTCTTCTGGGGTTCACGTTCAGGCTGGAGAGGTATGGAGACCCTACATGTATACCAACGGCGTATAAACAATCACGGGGATTTGGAAAGCGAGCTTGTCACAGTATCTGCAAAGATTTGCCACAGAGCAGCTGAGCGGGTCTTACTTGGAGAAGGAGGAGGCTTCCCAGAAGATCGTTTCCTCCTGGTCCTCTGataaaggacaaaaacaaggtGTTGAAGCAGAAGGAATGTTTCTTAAACTGAAGTCCTATGAACAACAATACACATCTGAAGCAAAACATCAACCCACGAATAAACATACAGAGACATCATTAACAACAGGAGCGGATTTGTTTACCTTTTCCAGAATatcagcagagaaagagaagccaTCCTCAACCTAGGTTGGACAGAGGCGAGAggcaagggtgtgtgtgtgtgtgtgtgtgtgtgtgtgtgtgtgtgtgtgtgtgtgtgtgtgtgtgtgcgtgtgtgcgtgcgtgtgtgcgtgcgtgcgccaATGAGAAGAAgtgagagagataaaaacatttttattaaaaaaagattccaATTTCaggattattttcaaatgtttagTCTGTGTGTCATTTGAGTCCGTCAAACTAAAAATCAACCCCAGAAAGCAgcagccccccccaccccaccccaccccccgCAAACAAACCAGAAGAATTTGATTGAAATGCTCACAACACATAGCCAAGAAGATAAATGTTACAACTACAGGCTTCAAATAAGAAGGACACACTTACAAATGAACATGTTTAAAGACTCGGGGACAAAGTCCGCTGTGTTTTTAACCTCACTAAAGCTAAGGACTCACCAGCTCCTCGCAGTCTTCATCTGTTTGAACATCACTCGCCTCCAGAGACATTTTAGCAGTTGCGCTAAACATCGCGGTAGAACAAACGTTACGTTAAGTTGGAAAAATTGACTTCCTCCGTGTGTGGcactctcatttttttttctcccccctcaaACTCAAGCGGCTCACTTCAGGTTTCCCCGCTTGCTAGTAGTAGTAAAAACACGGGGCAACAAAAGAGACGTTAGCTATGCTACAACGCGAAATGTCCCTCCACAACCCTGCGGATTCTCCACGTAACGGGCCGGTGGTGCGGCGACAGACGCAGTTGACCATAGCTTCCCGAAAATCCGTTAAAACGCTGTCTCCTCTCCGGGCAGATGTTACTGTTTTCACATGAGGGCTGCGAGATTGAGTCGTCTAGCAACCAGGCAGCTGTTAATGAGCTGCGTTAAACTGGCTAGAAAGAGTCGGAGCGCTACCGGAAACTACGTGATacgccttcaaaataaaatcgcAAACACCCTGAAAGGATTGCAAAGTGGTATCAAAG is drawn from Xiphias gladius isolate SHS-SW01 ecotype Sanya breed wild chromosome 15, ASM1685928v1, whole genome shotgun sequence and contains these coding sequences:
- the iqce gene encoding IQ domain-containing protein E isoform X3 yields the protein MFSATAKMSLEASDVQTDEDCEELVEDGFSFSADILEKRTRRKRSSGKPPPSPRSPYLSSLNVNPRRAAVAAWRLPRASLGDTRGETTGEMGSARLTSLSNGHDLSQMLRSECDVTPELLKHTLSMRKHKHLHPASNGFSFGTGDYREKEDMYDEIIRLKKSLQAQKSDNQQMRVKLRRLEEDNAKREKQIEELLDPTKGSEYTRSLVDKKKEGSVVLNGLKQRILKLEQQCREKENVLSKLQSELRTTNLEELKITVETYFEEIQRLKMLLEASEKSSRAESKCSQRQQKALSSTVHRLSENLKQLQQENVTLREELNTDSPAEGIKGYREWSKQRLLRRLLEVEKRPEDSRRHAHPAERSCRLDREIQATPTEILGFAMATEAVVSVGTITEEGEEVSDLRERLSQLEKERVELQEMLSSKEDELRQFRTEREELEKETESWKAEQTNERDKEREQHKQELEQLLARIRTLEDDEINKPAQAELSATTALDHEEDLGRSGLKEGEERDTGGREKEGERDEDLGRDVEKKRSVRTQHKEREKAARIIQTNWREHRNRDTVMMQSAFRGHLLRESQLKDLLKDTQNKAVGATNRSDEASSVGGDLDVGSLTMIQSAFRGHLARCSLVIESSGFSVPSPVGNSLPTPVPRRARSTPSRTGAASLHNDEKKQGDEEDPEPVSGTQASRMTPTKEQTELHCTAESGAAAAVDSDDSDDIIVSPSRPLRSREVFIL
- the iqce gene encoding IQ domain-containing protein E isoform X2 codes for the protein MSLEASDVQTDEDCEELVEDGFSFSADILEKRTRRKRSSGKPPPSPRSPYLSSLNVNPRRAAVAAWRLPRASLGDTRGETTGEMGSARLTSLSNGHDLSQMLRSECDVTPELLKHTLSMRKHKHLHPASNGERMCRCDSGEGFSFGTGDYREKEDMYDEIIRLKKSLQAQKSDNQQMRVKLRRLEEDNAKREKQIEELLDPTKGSEYTRSLVDKKKEGSVVLNGLKQRILKLEQQCREKENVLSKLQSELRTTNLEELKITVETYFEEIQRLKMLLEASEKSSRAESKCSQRQQKALSSTVHRLSENLKQLQQENVTLREELNTDSPAEGIKGYREWSKQRLLRRLLEVEKRPEDSRRHAHPAERSCRLDREIQATPTEILGFAMATEAVVSVGTITEEGEEVSDLRERLSQLEKERVELQEMLSSKEDELRQFRTEREELEKETESWKAEQTNERDKEREQHKQELEQLLARIRTLEDDEINKPAQAELSATTALDHEEDLGRSGLKEGEERDTGGREKEGERDEDLGRDVEKKRSVRTQHKEREKAARIIQTNWREHRNRDTVMMQSAFRGHLLRESQLKDLLKDTQNKAVGATNRSDEASSVGGDLDVGSLTMIQSAFRGHLARCSLVIESSGFSVPSPVGNSLPTPVPRRARSTPSRTGAASLHNDEKKQGDEEDPEPVSGTQASRMTPTKEQTELHCTAESGAAAAVDSDDSDDIIVSPSRPLRSREVFIL
- the iqce gene encoding IQ domain-containing protein E isoform X1 is translated as MFSATAKMSLEASDVQTDEDCEELVEDGFSFSADILEKRTRRKRSSGKPPPSPRSPYLSSLNVNPRRAAVAAWRLPRASLGDTRGETTGEMGSARLTSLSNGHDLSQMLRSECDVTPELLKHTLSMRKHKHLHPASNGERMCRCDSGEGFSFGTGDYREKEDMYDEIIRLKKSLQAQKSDNQQMRVKLRRLEEDNAKREKQIEELLDPTKGSEYTRSLVDKKKEGSVVLNGLKQRILKLEQQCREKENVLSKLQSELRTTNLEELKITVETYFEEIQRLKMLLEASEKSSRAESKCSQRQQKALSSTVHRLSENLKQLQQENVTLREELNTDSPAEGIKGYREWSKQRLLRRLLEVEKRPEDSRRHAHPAERSCRLDREIQATPTEILGFAMATEAVVSVGTITEEGEEVSDLRERLSQLEKERVELQEMLSSKEDELRQFRTEREELEKETESWKAEQTNERDKEREQHKQELEQLLARIRTLEDDEINKPAQAELSATTALDHEEDLGRSGLKEGEERDTGGREKEGERDEDLGRDVEKKRSVRTQHKEREKAARIIQTNWREHRNRDTVMMQSAFRGHLLRESQLKDLLKDTQNKAVGATNRSDEASSVGGDLDVGSLTMIQSAFRGHLARCSLVIESSGFSVPSPVGNSLPTPVPRRARSTPSRTGAASLHNDEKKQGDEEDPEPVSGTQASRMTPTKEQTELHCTAESGAAAAVDSDDSDDIIVSPSRPLRSREVFIL